A genomic region of Nymphaea colorata isolate Beijing-Zhang1983 chromosome 2, ASM883128v2, whole genome shotgun sequence contains the following coding sequences:
- the LOC116248981 gene encoding aspartyl protease family protein 2-like, with translation MASPAVCFCSLLLLLLLHLPSSYAFLNGTDGSILHGIVLPEDPTAPVSDCLLRSEVPTTQNQKPIKLRLLHRDQRRVDQAPKGLRRIDSLLESCYRDVSRIRTFHDRIDAKRPRSRDPRSASGESLHRQLDGHGHRGRLLTQSRKEAGHGAGRPEPGRSRVVATLESGVSVGSGEYLMDVYVGTPPRHFSLIVDTGSDLNWLQCLPCRDCYPQESPHYDPAQSSSFRTVSCKDSVCMQVSSPDTSRPRCQSENGTCDYFYWYGDRSNTTGDLATETFTVNVSSTPDGGLGSVFRLEKLVFGCGHWNRGLFHGAGGLLGLGRGELSFLSQLQSTYGRKFSYCLVDRESDPSVSGRLVLGEDDGLVRHPNVQFTELVPVKESPVDTFYYVRIKAVRVGGEVLRIPPETFQIGPDGSGGTIVDSGTTLTYFPEPAMAEIKAAFLRKVKGLDRVSGFKQLDLCFNVTGADRVELPEFSILFMDGAVWSFPAENYFIRLDPEGVICLALLGTPMSSLSILGNYQQQNFHVLYDLDKSRIGFAPEKCAEV, from the coding sequence ATGGCTTCTCCCGCCGTCTGCTTCtgctctctccttctccttctgctCCTCCACTTGCCTTCCTCCTACGCCTTCCTCAACGGCACGGACGGATCTATCCTTCATGGAATCGTCCTTCCGGAGGATCCCACCGCCCCCGTGTCCGATTGCCTGCTCCGATCGGAAGTTCCCACCACCCAGAATCAGAAGCCCATCAAGCTCCGCCTCCTCCACCGGGACCAGCGGCGCGTAGACCAGGCGCCGAAAGGACTCCGCCGAATCGACTCGCTTCTCGAGTCCTGCTACCGAGACGTCTCGCGCATTCGCACGTTCCACGATCGCATCGACGCAAAGAGGCCCAGAAGCCGCGACCCGCGCAGCGCCAGCGGCGAGTCCCTTCACCGGCAGCTCGACGGCCACGGCCACAGGGGCCGGCTCTTGACCCAGTCGAGAAAGGAAGCTGGTCACGGTGCGGGCAGGCCGGAGCCCGGCAGGTCCCGGGTGGTGGCGACGCTGGAGTCCGGCGTGAGCGTCGGCTCCGGCGAGTACCTGATGGACGTGTACGTGGGCACGCCGCCGCGGCACTTCTCCCTGATCGTCGACACCGGAAGCGACCTGAACTGGCTCCAGTGCCTGCCTTGCCGAGACTGCTATCCGCAGGAGAGCCCCCACTACGACCCGGCACAATCCTCGTCGTTCCGGACCGTCTCCTGTAAAGACTCGGTGTGCATGCAGGTTTCCTCTCCCGATACGTCTCGTCCCCGGTGCCAGTCGGAAAACGGGACCTGCGACTATTTCTACTGGTATGGTGACCGCTCGAACACCACCGGCGACCTAGCCACGGAGACTTTCACGGTCAACGTGAGCTCGACCCCGGATGGAGGACTCGGCTCAGTTTTCCGGCTCGAGAAATTGGTGTTCGGGTGCGGGCACTGGAACCGCGGCCTGTTCCACGGTGCGGGCGGCCTGCTGGGGCTCGGCCGCGGCGAGCTCTCGTTCTTGAGCCAGCTCCAGTCAACTTACGGCCGCAAGTTCTCTTATTGCCTGGTTGACCGAGAATCGGACCCGAGCGTGAGCGGCCGGCTGGTACTCGGCGAGGATGACGGCTTGGTCCGCCACCCAAACGTACAATTCACGGAGCTTGTGCCGGTAAAGGAGTCGCCGGTGGACACGTTTTACTACGTCCGGATTAAGGCGGTCCGGGTCGGCGGCGAGGTCTTGCGCATCCCGCCGGAGACGTTTCAAATCGGTCCAGACGGCTCCGGCGGCACCATAGTGGACTCGGGGACCACGTTGACCTACTTCCCGGAGCCGGCGATGGCCGAGATCAAGGCTGCCTTCTTGAGAAAAGTCAAGGGATTGGACCGGGTCTCGGGGTTCAAACAGCTGGATCTGTGCTTCAACGTGACCGGAGCGGACCGGGTGGAGCTGCCGGAATTCAGCATCCTGTTCATGGACGGCGCCGTCTGGAGTTTCCCGGCGGAGAACTACTTCATCAGGCTGGACCCGGAAGGGGTCATCTGCTTGGCCCTCTTGGGTACCCCAATGTCCTCACTCTCCATACTGGGAAACTACCAACAGCAGAATTTTCACGTACTATATGATTTGGATAAGTCTAGAATTGGATTTGCCCCGGAAAAGTGCGCCGAGGTGTAA